A window of the Thiomicrospira microaerophila genome harbors these coding sequences:
- the greA gene encoding transcription elongation factor GreA, translating to MQKHPMTKEGADRLQAELNRLKKEERPRITQAIADAREHGDLKENAEYHAAREQQGMNEARIKYIEGVLGNVQIIDVTQLQAHGKIVFGATVKLLNIDTDAEVCYRIVGNEEADVKENKISINSPIARALIGKVEGDEVVVQAPSGDIDYEILEVLYV from the coding sequence ATGCAAAAACATCCTATGACCAAAGAAGGGGCTGATAGGCTGCAAGCCGAGTTAAATCGGCTAAAGAAAGAAGAGCGTCCCCGAATCACCCAAGCGATTGCCGATGCACGTGAGCATGGTGATCTAAAAGAAAATGCTGAATACCATGCAGCGCGAGAGCAGCAAGGTATGAATGAAGCAAGGATTAAATACATTGAAGGTGTATTGGGTAATGTTCAAATTATTGATGTCACCCAGCTGCAAGCACATGGAAAAATTGTATTTGGTGCCACAGTTAAACTGCTGAATATCGACACGGATGCTGAAGTTTGCTATCGAATTGTGGGTAACGAAGAGGCGGACGTTAAAGAAAATAAAATCTCGATTAACTCTCCTATTGCGCGTGCGTTAATTGGTAAAGTTGAAGGGGATGAGGTTGTTGTTCAGGCACCCAGTGGTGATATTGATTATGAGATTTTAGAGGTGCTTTACGTTTAG
- a CDS encoding 3'-5' exonuclease has product MSDAENHFQIGNLQATPEQCLIIKAALAGESFKVPAFAGASKTTTLKGVAEHLTFKRILYLAFNKAIADEARQLFPNWVECRTAHSLAYRFMMQAEPRYQQKLKRAGAFLPYQDLESYSNKPAHWHPFRRSRFQVNIAISETLNQFLNSAEIRVDAAHIPEVVMQWCVNASSSEQQSFVEQLVSFVQQLADNMLDPSCECGMTHDAYLKAFQLRKPKLSYDVILLDEAQDTNPVLQAILLQQVCQKVFVGDKHQEIYAWRNAVNTLERVALNEYALTHSFRFGEHISSTANKLLSKLNETRRIVGLAQDLPINRGFDPYQPYAVMCRTNAKVFEVADFCLQRNISYCINGGLEQITRLIESAYGLFLGDRQAPKSAELSLFNSWQEFSEVAEELNKAEWKTIVKFVETHKAETLNKIKRLASNAQNTSTTQVFISTVHKAKGLGFDQVVLASDFEWPDDAHPAYKESLNVIYVAITRAKRVLVLPKNLRKWLN; this is encoded by the coding sequence ATGTCTGATGCAGAGAATCATTTCCAGATTGGAAATCTTCAGGCAACGCCTGAGCAGTGTTTAATCATTAAGGCGGCATTGGCAGGCGAGAGTTTTAAGGTGCCGGCCTTTGCCGGTGCCAGCAAAACGACTACCTTAAAAGGGGTAGCCGAGCATCTTACCTTTAAACGTATTCTTTATTTAGCCTTTAACAAGGCGATTGCCGATGAGGCTCGTCAGCTCTTCCCTAACTGGGTGGAGTGTAGAACGGCTCACAGTCTTGCTTATCGTTTTATGATGCAAGCTGAACCTCGCTATCAACAGAAGTTAAAACGTGCTGGCGCGTTTTTACCCTATCAAGATCTTGAAAGCTATTCGAACAAGCCAGCACATTGGCATCCGTTTCGCCGCTCGAGATTTCAAGTTAATATTGCTATTAGCGAAACGCTTAATCAATTTCTTAACTCTGCTGAAATTAGGGTTGATGCGGCTCATATTCCTGAAGTGGTGATGCAATGGTGTGTGAATGCATCTTCAAGTGAACAACAATCGTTTGTTGAACAGTTAGTCTCTTTTGTTCAGCAGCTTGCTGACAATATGCTTGATCCGAGTTGTGAATGCGGTATGACGCATGATGCCTACCTAAAAGCCTTCCAGTTGCGTAAGCCAAAATTAAGCTATGACGTGATTTTGTTAGATGAAGCCCAGGACACCAATCCAGTTTTGCAAGCCATTTTACTGCAGCAAGTTTGTCAGAAAGTTTTTGTGGGTGATAAGCATCAAGAAATTTATGCATGGCGTAATGCCGTTAATACTCTAGAGAGAGTTGCATTAAATGAATATGCTTTAACGCATTCTTTTCGATTTGGAGAACATATTTCATCTACGGCTAATAAGTTATTAAGCAAGTTGAATGAAACCAGGAGGATTGTGGGCTTGGCGCAAGACTTGCCAATTAACCGCGGCTTTGATCCTTATCAACCTTATGCCGTGATGTGTCGAACGAATGCTAAAGTTTTTGAAGTTGCTGACTTTTGTCTTCAGCGTAATATTAGTTATTGCATAAATGGGGGGCTTGAGCAAATTACGCGTTTGATTGAATCGGCTTATGGTTTATTCCTTGGGGATCGTCAAGCGCCAAAATCTGCTGAGTTAAGTTTGTTTAACTCTTGGCAGGAATTTAGCGAAGTTGCGGAAGAACTTAATAAGGCGGAATGGAAAACCATTGTTAAATTCGTTGAAACCCATAAGGCAGAAACGCTTAATAAAATCAAAAGGTTGGCAAGTAATGCTCAGAATACTTCGACTACTCAGGTTTTTATTAGCACGGTACATAAGGCTAAGGGATTGGGGTTTGATCAAGTGGTATTGGCTTCGGATTTTGAATGGCCGGATGATGCTCATCCGGCCTATAAAGAAAGTTTAAATGTGATCTACGTTGCGATCACGCGTGCTAAACGCGTGTTGGTCTTACCTAAAAACTTAAGAAAATGGCTGAACTAA